A genomic window from Microvirga sp. TS319 includes:
- a CDS encoding glucose-6-phosphate isomerase — protein MALQQSIDLALASTIGEGGLSQGALEAALATVGKAMERLSEDDASGRLPLLHMPRATDDLASIKEAAARLRLDATDVVFLGTGGSSLGGQTLAQLKDYAVPGAGRFTESPRVHFLDNLDPITFDHVLHKLPLSSTRFVAISKSGGTGETLMQTIAVLSALDKAGLKAMPKDVILGLSEPRKDGGRNALRDLLEPEGVRFLEHHTGIGGRYSVLTNVGLLPAAVLGLDIAAIRQGAADAYEPFRNGSAAKDAPAALGAALNVAAAQEGKGIAVTMAYADRLERFTRWWVQLWAESIGKDGNGTQPVAAIGPVDQHSQLQLYLAGPNDKLFTIMTTDVAGKGPLMDEKLAKRAGEAGFGGKRIGDLVAAQGRATADTLARNGRPTRRIHIEKLDERTVGELLMHSMLETILTGYALGVDPFDQPAVEEGKILAKQYLAQG, from the coding sequence ATGGCCCTGCAGCAATCGATTGATCTCGCCCTGGCATCCACCATCGGGGAGGGCGGTCTTTCGCAGGGGGCGCTCGAGGCGGCCCTCGCGACCGTTGGCAAGGCCATGGAGCGGCTGTCGGAGGACGATGCGTCGGGCCGCCTGCCCCTGCTCCATATGCCGCGCGCGACGGACGATCTCGCCTCCATCAAGGAGGCGGCCGCCCGGCTGCGCCTGGACGCGACGGACGTGGTGTTCCTCGGCACCGGCGGTTCGAGCCTGGGTGGGCAGACCCTCGCTCAGCTGAAGGACTACGCGGTGCCGGGAGCCGGGCGTTTCACGGAAAGTCCGCGGGTTCACTTCCTCGACAATCTCGACCCAATCACCTTCGACCACGTGCTGCACAAGCTGCCTTTGTCGTCGACGCGCTTCGTGGCGATCTCGAAGTCGGGCGGCACGGGCGAGACCCTGATGCAGACCATCGCGGTCCTGTCCGCCCTCGACAAGGCGGGCCTGAAGGCCATGCCCAAGGATGTGATCCTGGGCCTCTCCGAGCCGCGAAAGGACGGCGGCAGGAACGCTCTGCGCGACCTCCTTGAGCCGGAGGGCGTGCGTTTCCTGGAACATCATACGGGCATCGGCGGGCGCTATTCCGTGCTCACCAATGTGGGCCTTCTGCCCGCAGCCGTCCTCGGCCTCGACATCGCGGCGATTCGCCAGGGCGCTGCCGACGCCTATGAACCCTTCCGCAACGGTAGTGCCGCCAAGGATGCGCCGGCGGCCCTCGGCGCCGCGCTCAACGTGGCTGCCGCTCAAGAGGGCAAAGGCATCGCCGTCACCATGGCCTATGCGGATCGCCTGGAGCGCTTCACCCGCTGGTGGGTGCAGCTCTGGGCCGAGAGCATCGGCAAGGACGGCAACGGCACGCAGCCGGTGGCCGCCATCGGTCCGGTGGATCAGCACAGCCAGCTCCAGCTCTATCTCGCCGGTCCCAACGACAAGCTCTTCACCATCATGACCACGGACGTGGCCGGCAAGGGCCCGCTCATGGACGAGAAGCTCGCCAAGCGCGCCGGAGAGGCGGGCTTCGGGGGCAAACGCATCGGCGATCTGGTGGCCGCCCAGGGCCGCGCAACCGCCGATACGCTCGCCCGGAACGGCCGCCCGACACGGCGCATCCACATCGAGAAGCTCGACGAGCGCACCGTGGGCGAACTG
- a CDS encoding M16 family metallopeptidase, giving the protein MTASIETLSSSPTTVKALTSAAGVEAWHVESDVVPLIAVSFIFEGGSAHDPADKPGVAQMLARLLDEGAGEYDSDAFQERLAARAIELSFNAGNDAIGGSLKTLVKHADEAFELLRLALVEPRFDQDAIERVRAQTIAGLRYQQNDPGVMATRRFFEEGFAGHPYGRPTSGTPESVAAITRDDLMAMHRAMIARGRVKIAVVGAISADNLSALLDNVFGALPEAKPLSVIETASLQKVGSRILVDIDVPQSVIRFGTPGIAWRDPGFIPAYVLNHIFGGGSFTSRLFQEVREKRGLAYSVGTSLVSYRAATMTWGYTATKNERVVECLDVIGSEMARLKEEGPSDEELQKAKDYLIGSYALGFDTSTKIAHTLAQIAFEDLGIDYIGRRNPLVAAVTQADIRKAADRIFGDGRMLTVIAGRPTGL; this is encoded by the coding sequence ATGACCGCTTCCATTGAAACCCTGTCCTCGTCCCCCACGACCGTGAAGGCCCTGACCTCCGCGGCCGGCGTCGAGGCCTGGCACGTCGAATCAGACGTGGTCCCGCTGATTGCCGTCTCCTTCATTTTCGAAGGCGGCTCCGCGCATGATCCGGCCGACAAGCCGGGTGTGGCGCAAATGCTGGCGCGCCTGCTCGACGAGGGCGCGGGCGAGTACGATTCCGACGCCTTTCAGGAGCGCCTCGCCGCGCGTGCGATCGAGCTGTCCTTCAACGCGGGCAACGACGCGATCGGCGGCTCGCTGAAGACGCTCGTGAAGCATGCGGACGAAGCCTTCGAGCTTTTGCGGCTCGCCCTCGTCGAACCGCGCTTCGACCAGGACGCCATCGAGCGCGTGCGCGCTCAGACCATCGCGGGCCTGCGCTACCAGCAGAATGATCCGGGCGTCATGGCGACACGCCGCTTCTTCGAGGAGGGTTTTGCGGGCCATCCTTATGGGCGCCCCACCTCGGGCACGCCCGAGAGCGTGGCGGCGATTACGCGGGACGACCTCATGGCGATGCATCGCGCCATGATCGCGCGCGGCCGCGTGAAGATCGCCGTCGTCGGCGCCATTTCGGCCGACAATCTCTCGGCGCTGCTCGACAACGTCTTCGGTGCGCTGCCCGAGGCGAAGCCGCTCTCCGTCATCGAGACGGCATCCCTCCAGAAGGTCGGCTCGCGCATCCTCGTCGACATCGACGTGCCGCAATCCGTCATCCGGTTCGGCACGCCCGGCATCGCGTGGCGCGATCCAGGATTCATCCCCGCCTACGTGCTGAACCACATCTTCGGCGGCGGTTCCTTCACGTCGCGCCTTTTCCAGGAGGTGCGCGAGAAGCGCGGCCTCGCCTACAGCGTCGGCACCTCGCTCGTCAGTTATCGCGCCGCCACCATGACCTGGGGCTATACCGCCACCAAGAACGAGCGCGTGGTGGAATGCCTCGATGTGATCGGGAGCGAAATGGCGCGTCTCAAGGAGGAAGGTCCCTCCGACGAGGAGTTGCAGAAGGCGAAGGATTACCTCATCGGCTCCTATGCTCTCGGTTTCGACACCTCGACGAAGATCGCCCATACCCTCGCGCAGATCGCGTTCGAGGACCTCGGGATCGACTATATCGGGCGTCGCAACCCATTAGTGGCCGCGGTCACGCAGGCCGATATCCGCAAGGCGGCCGACCGCATCTTCGGCGACGGCAGGATGCTGACCGTCATCGCGGGACGCCCGACGGGGCTTTAG
- a CDS encoding M16 family metallopeptidase: protein MKTASKPILRADASSFGRTEGSGPNLSSFTLDNGLDVVVIPDHRAPVATHMVWYRNGSADDPIGQSGIAHFLEHLMFKGTEKHPAGEFSKVVSGLGGQENAFTSFDYTAYFQRVARENLKVMMEFESDRMTNLLLEESVIGPERDVVLEERRMRVETDPSAQLSEAMAASLFVHHPYGIPIIGWMHEIETLNREHALDYYKRFYTPENAILVVAGDVTADEVRRLADATYGRIGPQGKRPVRVRPREPEPVAARHITVADPKVEQPTLQRLYLVPSCRTATHRDCYALELLAEVIGGGPTSYLYRKLVMERGVAVNAGAWYMSSAMEDTRFCVYAVPAEGVSLSALEEAVDAVLKTIPAEALDSDSIERAKTRLVAETIYSTDSQSSLARIYGSALAIGETIEDVRRWPVEIETVLKEDLASAAERYLVARRSVTGYLQKSAS, encoded by the coding sequence ATGAAGACTGCCTCCAAGCCCATCCTCAGAGCCGACGCCTCGTCCTTCGGGCGCACGGAAGGCAGCGGCCCGAATCTGTCCTCCTTCACCCTGGACAACGGCCTCGATGTCGTGGTGATTCCCGATCATCGCGCGCCCGTCGCGACGCATATGGTGTGGTATCGCAACGGTTCGGCCGATGATCCGATCGGGCAATCGGGCATCGCGCATTTCCTTGAGCACCTGATGTTCAAGGGCACGGAGAAACACCCGGCGGGTGAGTTCTCGAAAGTGGTGTCCGGCCTCGGCGGCCAGGAGAACGCCTTCACGTCGTTCGACTACACTGCGTATTTCCAGCGCGTCGCGCGCGAGAACCTGAAGGTCATGATGGAGTTCGAATCGGACCGCATGACCAATCTGCTGCTCGAGGAATCAGTGATCGGCCCCGAGCGCGACGTGGTGCTGGAAGAGCGCCGCATGCGCGTGGAGACCGATCCGTCCGCGCAGCTGTCCGAGGCGATGGCCGCTTCACTCTTCGTGCACCACCCTTACGGCATTCCGATCATCGGCTGGATGCACGAGATCGAGACGCTCAACCGGGAGCATGCGCTTGATTACTACAAGCGCTTCTATACGCCCGAGAACGCCATTCTGGTCGTAGCTGGCGACGTCACGGCCGACGAGGTCCGTCGTCTCGCGGATGCCACCTACGGCCGTATCGGCCCGCAGGGCAAGCGCCCGGTGCGCGTGCGCCCGCGCGAGCCCGAGCCGGTGGCGGCGCGCCATATCACGGTGGCCGATCCGAAGGTCGAGCAGCCGACGCTGCAGCGGCTGTACCTCGTGCCGTCCTGCCGCACGGCGACGCATCGCGACTGCTATGCGCTCGAGCTTCTCGCCGAGGTGATCGGCGGCGGCCCCACATCCTATCTCTACCGCAAGCTCGTGATGGAGCGCGGCGTCGCGGTGAATGCCGGCGCGTGGTACATGTCCTCCGCCATGGAGGACACGCGCTTCTGCGTCTACGCGGTTCCGGCCGAAGGCGTCTCCCTGTCCGCGCTCGAAGAGGCGGTGGACGCGGTGCTGAAGACCATTCCCGCCGAGGCGCTCGATTCCGATTCCATCGAGCGCGCCAAGACCCGTCTCGTGGCCGAGACGATCTATTCCACTGACAGCCAGTCATCGCTCGCACGCATCTACGGTTCGGCTCTCGCCATCGGAGAGACGATCGAGGACGTGCGCCGCTGGCCCGTGGAAATCGAAACCGTGCTCAAGGAGGATCTCGCTTCCGCCGCCGAGCGCTATCTCGTCGCCCGCCGCTCCGTGACGGGCTATCTGCAGAAGTCGGCATCCTGA
- the lspA gene encoding signal peptidase II gives MAPILGFSLALITLILDQATKIYAYRVLDLPINEPIVLTPFLKLIVVWNRGISYGLFQQDGDLGRWVLIIVSILAAIGLSVWIRRTRAKLLAASLGLIVGGAIGNVIDRLWYGAVFDFIQFHVGDWSWYVFNVADAAIVAGVIGLLYDSFVLEGRRGR, from the coding sequence GTGGCGCCGATCCTGGGATTTTCATTGGCCTTGATCACCCTGATCCTCGATCAGGCCACGAAGATCTACGCCTATCGGGTTCTCGATCTGCCGATCAACGAGCCCATCGTGCTGACCCCGTTCCTCAAGCTGATCGTGGTCTGGAATCGCGGCATCTCCTACGGTCTCTTCCAGCAGGACGGGGATCTCGGGCGCTGGGTCCTGATCATCGTCTCGATTCTGGCCGCCATCGGCTTGTCCGTCTGGATCCGACGCACCAGGGCGAAGCTCCTGGCGGCGTCCCTCGGGCTGATCGTGGGCGGGGCGATCGGCAACGTCATCGACCGGCTGTGGTACGGAGCCGTGTTCGATTTCATCCAGTTCCATGTCGGGGACTGGTCCTGGTACGTTTTCAACGTGGCCGATGCGGCCATCGTTGCGGGTGTCATTGGATTGCTTTATGACTCCTTCGTTCTGGAAGGGCGACGGGGCCGGTAA
- the ileS gene encoding isoleucine--tRNA ligase produces MTDRPESAARDYSETLFLPQTEFPMRAGLPQREPILLERWNEMKLYERLREVQKGRTRFVLHDGPPYANGNIHIGHALNKILKDLIVRSQGMLGFDSNYVPGWDCHGLPIEWKIEEEYRAKGKNKDEVPIVEFRRECRAFAEKWIDVQREEFKRLGVGGDWAHPYLTMSYDAEAQIAREIIKFATSDQLYRGSKPVMWSSVERTALAEAEVEYHEKTSTTIWVKFKVTNTLDADLEGASVVIWTTTPWTIPANRAIAYGETIAYGLYTVTEAAEDNWARVGDRLIVADKLAADVFKAARVAGYERIKDVLPVMIERCAHPFRGLEGANGYWDFAVPVLPADYVTDDAGTGFVHTAPGHGADDYNTYVKHRDVFAACGTKEVPHTVAPDSSYFPDVPFFAGERIYDDKGKDAGANEAVIRKLVEVGALIARGRLKHQYPHSWRSKGPLIFRNTPQWFISMDKPLDAHGDTLRQRALNGIESVQWVPESGENRITGMIANRPDWVVSRQRAWGVPIAVFVKKGTNEILKDERVNEAIAEAFEKEGADAWYADDGSRFLKAGGYDLNEFEKVNDILDVWFDSGCTHAFALEKRPDLQVRRKVDGGPDRVMYLEGSDQHRGWFHSSLLESCGTRGRAPYDIVVTHGFTLDEQGRKMSKSLGNTVAPQAIIKEYGADILRLWTASVDYWDDQRIGPEIIKTTAETYRKLRNTIRWMLGSLAHFREADKVAFGAMPELERFVLHRLVELDGEMREAYANYDYKRVVALLNSFMTTDLSAFYFDVRKDTLYCDPISSVARKSALTVIDQTFRCVVAWIAPILAFTAEEAWLARFPNAESVHLETFPQVQPEWRNDALAERWAKVRRVRRVVTGALEIERAQKRIGASLEAAPLVIIADQGLFEAVQGLDMAEICITSAIQVVQGEGPAEAFRLEDVKGVAVVPELAQGRKCARSWKVTPEVGSDPDYPDVTPRDAEALREWDRLKAAAE; encoded by the coding sequence ATGACCGACAGACCTGAGAGCGCCGCTCGCGACTATTCCGAAACCCTTTTCCTGCCTCAGACCGAGTTTCCGATGCGGGCAGGGCTGCCCCAGCGCGAGCCGATCCTCCTGGAGCGCTGGAACGAGATGAAGCTCTACGAGCGCCTGCGCGAGGTCCAGAAGGGCCGGACGCGCTTCGTGCTGCACGACGGGCCTCCCTATGCCAACGGCAACATCCATATCGGCCACGCCCTCAACAAGATCCTGAAGGACCTGATCGTCCGCTCGCAGGGAATGCTCGGCTTCGACTCCAACTATGTGCCGGGCTGGGACTGCCACGGCCTTCCCATCGAGTGGAAGATCGAGGAGGAATACCGGGCCAAGGGCAAGAACAAGGACGAGGTGCCGATCGTCGAGTTCCGCCGCGAATGCCGCGCCTTCGCGGAGAAGTGGATCGATGTCCAGCGCGAGGAGTTCAAGCGCCTCGGCGTCGGCGGCGACTGGGCGCATCCCTACCTCACCATGTCCTACGACGCGGAAGCGCAGATCGCCCGCGAGATCATCAAGTTCGCGACGAGCGACCAGCTCTATCGCGGCTCGAAGCCGGTCATGTGGTCCTCGGTCGAGAGGACCGCTCTCGCCGAGGCCGAGGTGGAATATCACGAGAAGACCTCGACCACGATCTGGGTGAAGTTCAAGGTCACCAATACGCTCGACGCCGATCTCGAGGGCGCATCGGTCGTGATCTGGACCACCACGCCCTGGACGATCCCGGCGAACCGCGCCATCGCCTATGGCGAGACCATCGCCTACGGCCTCTACACGGTGACGGAAGCCGCCGAGGACAACTGGGCGCGGGTCGGCGACCGCCTGATCGTGGCCGACAAGCTCGCGGCCGACGTGTTCAAGGCCGCGCGCGTCGCCGGCTACGAGCGCATCAAGGACGTGCTGCCGGTGATGATCGAGCGCTGCGCGCATCCGTTCCGAGGCCTGGAGGGCGCAAACGGCTACTGGGACTTCGCGGTACCGGTGCTGCCAGCCGATTACGTCACCGACGATGCGGGCACGGGCTTCGTGCACACCGCCCCGGGCCACGGCGCGGACGACTACAACACGTATGTGAAGCATCGCGACGTGTTCGCCGCCTGCGGCACGAAAGAGGTGCCGCACACGGTAGCGCCCGACTCGTCCTATTTCCCCGACGTGCCGTTCTTTGCCGGCGAGCGCATCTACGACGACAAGGGCAAGGACGCGGGCGCGAACGAAGCGGTGATCAGGAAACTCGTGGAAGTCGGCGCGCTGATCGCGCGCGGCCGCCTGAAGCATCAGTATCCGCATTCGTGGCGCTCCAAGGGTCCGCTCATCTTCCGCAATACGCCGCAATGGTTCATCTCGATGGACAAGCCGCTCGACGCTCACGGCGATACCCTTCGCCAGCGCGCGCTCAACGGCATCGAGAGCGTGCAATGGGTGCCGGAATCGGGCGAGAACCGCATCACGGGCATGATCGCCAACCGTCCCGACTGGGTGGTGTCGCGCCAGCGCGCCTGGGGCGTTCCGATCGCGGTCTTCGTAAAGAAGGGCACCAACGAGATCCTGAAGGACGAGCGTGTGAACGAGGCCATCGCCGAGGCCTTCGAGAAGGAAGGCGCGGATGCGTGGTATGCGGATGACGGTTCGCGATTCCTGAAAGCGGGCGGCTACGATCTGAACGAATTCGAGAAGGTGAACGACATTCTCGACGTGTGGTTCGATTCCGGCTGCACGCACGCCTTCGCGCTGGAGAAGCGCCCGGACCTGCAGGTTCGTCGCAAGGTCGACGGGGGCCCCGACCGCGTCATGTATCTCGAAGGGTCGGATCAGCATCGCGGCTGGTTTCACTCGTCGCTGCTCGAGAGCTGCGGCACGCGCGGCCGCGCGCCTTACGACATCGTGGTGACGCACGGCTTCACGCTCGACGAGCAGGGCCGCAAGATGTCCAAATCTCTGGGCAACACGGTCGCCCCGCAGGCGATTATCAAGGAATACGGCGCCGACATCCTGCGCCTGTGGACGGCTTCGGTCGATTACTGGGACGACCAGCGCATCGGGCCCGAGATCATCAAGACGACGGCGGAAACGTACCGCAAGCTGCGCAATACGATCCGCTGGATGCTGGGTTCGCTCGCCCATTTCCGCGAAGCGGACAAGGTCGCGTTCGGCGCGATGCCGGAGCTGGAGCGCTTCGTGCTGCATCGTCTCGTGGAGCTCGATGGCGAGATGCGCGAGGCCTACGCGAACTACGACTACAAGCGCGTCGTGGCCCTCCTCAACTCGTTCATGACCACGGACCTGTCGGCGTTCTACTTCGACGTTCGCAAGGACACGCTCTACTGCGATCCCATCTCGAGCGTCGCGCGCAAGAGCGCGCTGACCGTGATCGACCAGACCTTCCGCTGCGTGGTGGCCTGGATCGCGCCGATCCTCGCCTTCACGGCCGAGGAGGCGTGGCTCGCGCGCTTCCCGAATGCGGAATCCGTGCATCTGGAGACGTTCCCGCAGGTGCAGCCCGAATGGCGCAACGACGCGCTGGCAGAGCGCTGGGCGAAGGTGCGCCGCGTGCGCCGCGTCGTCACCGGCGCGCTGGAGATCGAGCGCGCGCAGAAGCGCATCGGCGCGAGCCTGGAGGCGGCTCCCCTCGTGATCATCGCCGACCAGGGCCTCTTCGAGGCCGTGCAGGGACTCGACATGGCCGAGATCTGCATCACCTCGGCCATCCAGGTGGTGCAGGGCGAGGGGCCCGCGGAGGCGTTCCGGCTCGAGGACGTAAAGGGCGTGGCCGTGGTGCCGGAACTCGCCCAAGGCCGCAAATGCGCCCGCTCCTGGAAAGTCACGCCCGAGGTGGGCAGCGATCCGGATTACCCGGACGTGACGCCACGGGATGCGGAAGCCCTTCGTGAGTGGGACCGGCTGAAGGCGGCTGCCGAATGA